The following are from one region of the Sulfurimicrobium lacus genome:
- a CDS encoding AAA family ATPase, which produces MMANIIQLPFRGAGATREDWLHFDVLLGLTADLLPVVSNLNATISPNSTMQGLGKTPSRYNGNRQAIGFSQWTQHRATPEEIESWSKEQDYGICLQTRTIRAIDVDIPDAEQSRSVQDFIAARFHLPRRTRDNSAKFLVVLDCPGELYKRKIKTAHGIIELLATGQQFIAVGTHISGVRYEWAAGLPDEIPPVTPAQLDALWTDLAAEFGIEAPTESGASSKSQKLAEVAQNDPIAQHLFDKQLVRRTERDGRVHIDCPWEAEHTTETGDTSTTYWPAHTGGYENGHFKCLHAHCEHREDHEFLDAIGYVDASLLSEFEAIADAPAPIGDAQADTPKFKFKVEPAHLFTQHAQPSWIVKGVLPRAEMAVVYGDSGSGKTFLVLDLGIAIATGAEWRGIQCKKGRVVYVAAEGAAGFRNRLKAYAHEHQIDLASLDIGVISGAPNLMEKADAVDVAKSIVHSGGADIVVLDTFAQVMPGANENSGEDVGKALAHCKGIHTATGAMVILVHHSGKDSSRGARGWSGLRAAADCEIEVIRSNDDRAATVTKLKDGEDGAEFGFQLRTVVVGFDDDGDEITSCVLEHTEGRGNARSRKKIKGDVQKLVVDTLTEMIGLDQSGQGIDREVLANEVVGKMEHDGDGRDRRGFRVKRAIDGLRDVGVLLANGCKLVLVGNA; this is translated from the coding sequence ATGATGGCCAATATTATACAGCTACCTTTCAGGGGCGCAGGCGCCACGCGCGAGGACTGGCTGCACTTCGACGTGCTGCTGGGCCTCACCGCCGATCTGCTGCCGGTGGTTTCCAATCTCAACGCAACGATCAGCCCGAACAGCACCATGCAGGGCCTGGGCAAAACGCCCAGCCGGTACAACGGCAACCGTCAGGCGATCGGCTTCTCGCAATGGACGCAGCACCGCGCGACGCCCGAAGAAATCGAGTCATGGAGCAAGGAGCAAGACTATGGAATATGCCTGCAAACCCGCACCATCCGCGCCATTGATGTGGACATCCCGGACGCCGAGCAATCCCGAAGTGTGCAGGATTTCATCGCTGCACGATTCCACCTCCCGCGGCGTACTCGCGATAATTCTGCCAAGTTCCTCGTCGTCCTCGACTGCCCTGGCGAACTCTACAAGCGCAAGATCAAAACCGCCCACGGCATAATCGAGTTACTGGCTACCGGCCAGCAGTTCATCGCGGTCGGGACGCACATCTCCGGCGTGCGCTACGAATGGGCGGCCGGCTTGCCCGATGAAATCCCGCCCGTCACGCCCGCCCAGCTGGATGCGCTGTGGACGGATCTGGCCGCCGAGTTCGGCATCGAGGCGCCCACCGAGTCGGGCGCCAGCAGCAAGTCGCAGAAGCTGGCCGAGGTGGCGCAGAACGATCCGATCGCCCAGCACCTGTTCGATAAGCAACTGGTCAGGCGCACCGAGCGCGATGGCCGGGTGCACATCGATTGCCCCTGGGAAGCCGAGCACACCACCGAGACGGGCGACACGTCCACTACGTACTGGCCGGCGCATACGGGCGGCTACGAGAATGGGCATTTCAAGTGCCTGCATGCCCATTGCGAGCATCGCGAAGATCACGAGTTCCTGGACGCCATCGGGTATGTGGATGCGTCATTGCTGTCCGAGTTCGAGGCCATCGCCGATGCGCCCGCGCCGATCGGCGATGCGCAAGCCGATACGCCTAAATTCAAGTTCAAGGTTGAGCCGGCGCACCTGTTCACCCAGCATGCGCAGCCATCCTGGATTGTAAAAGGGGTGTTACCGCGTGCCGAGATGGCGGTGGTGTATGGCGACTCGGGATCTGGCAAGACGTTCCTGGTGCTCGATCTCGGCATTGCCATCGCGACAGGTGCCGAGTGGCGGGGCATTCAGTGCAAGAAGGGCAGGGTGGTGTACGTGGCGGCGGAAGGCGCGGCGGGCTTCCGCAATCGTCTCAAGGCATACGCCCACGAGCACCAGATCGATCTGGCCAGTCTGGATATAGGTGTGATCTCTGGTGCGCCCAACCTGATGGAAAAAGCCGATGCGGTGGACGTGGCTAAGTCCATTGTGCACTCGGGCGGTGCGGACATCGTAGTGCTCGATACCTTCGCCCAGGTGATGCCTGGTGCGAACGAGAACAGCGGAGAGGACGTGGGCAAGGCGCTGGCGCATTGCAAGGGCATCCACACGGCCACAGGCGCGATGGTGATCCTGGTGCACCACTCGGGCAAGGACTCATCCCGCGGGGCGCGTGGGTGGTCAGGTTTGCGCGCGGCCGCCGATTGTGAGATCGAGGTGATCCGATCAAACGATGACCGCGCGGCGACCGTTACCAAGCTCAAGGATGGCGAGGATGGTGCCGAGTTCGGTTTTCAATTGCGCACCGTCGTGGTGGGCTTCGATGACGACGGCGATGAGATCACCAGCTGCGTGCTGGAGCACACCGAAGGGCGGGGCAACGCTCGCAGCCGCAAGAAGATCAAGGGCGATGTGCAGAAGCTGGTGGTGGACACGCTCACCGAGATGATCGGACTCGATCAAAGCGGTCAAGGAATCGACCGCGAAGTGCTGGCGAATGAGGTGGTCGGGAAGATGGAACACGATGGGGATGGGAGGGACCGCCGGGGGTTTCGGGTGAAAAGAGCGATCGACGGTTTGCGCGATGTGGGCGTGCTACTTGCAAATGGCTGCAAGTTGGTGCTGGTCGGGAATGCCTAA
- a CDS encoding terminase, whose protein sequence is MKLTPEKLTAFCAALAETCNVGRACNAVGISRQTAYNWRESDADFALTWERAMKAGLLALEDEAHRRAFEGVDEPVFYKGDECGSVRKYSDTLTIFLLKAHDPDKYRENSRMELTGANGGPVQISDTERAAKIAAILAAAKARKDSDVSDLV, encoded by the coding sequence ATGAAATTGACACCTGAAAAGCTCACTGCGTTTTGCGCAGCCCTCGCGGAGACATGCAATGTAGGCCGGGCGTGCAATGCTGTGGGCATTTCTCGCCAAACCGCCTACAACTGGCGAGAGTCCGACGCCGACTTCGCCCTGACATGGGAACGTGCCATGAAGGCCGGCCTGCTGGCCCTTGAGGATGAAGCGCACCGCCGTGCCTTCGAGGGCGTGGATGAGCCCGTTTTCTACAAGGGCGATGAGTGCGGCAGTGTGCGCAAATACAGCGACACGCTGACCATCTTCCTGCTGAAAGCCCACGACCCCGACAAATACCGCGAGAACAGCCGCATGGAACTGACCGGCGCCAACGGCGGCCCGGTGCAAATCAGCGACACCGAGCGCGCCGCCAAGATCGCCGCAATCCTTGCCGCCGCCAAAGCCCGCAAGGATTCGGATGTTTCCGACCTCGTTTGA
- a CDS encoding terminase → MFPTSFDRDLLGYLTPDELAELDLLITSDQTIWRPLPGPQLVAFESDADIIGYGGAAGGGKTDLACGKSLTQHQKVLVLRREATQLTGIIDRFTELIGSRDGYNGAERIWRLPGKQIEFGSTPNLDDWNKYQGRPHDLLVFDEAANFLEAQVRALLGWLRSVDPAQRCHALLTFNPPTTAEGRWITAFFAPWLDKKHPKPAQPGELRWFAMIDGEEAEVPNGEPFQHGADLIKPMSRTFIPSRVSDNPYLMGTGYMATLQSLPEPLRSQMLYGDFNAGIEDDPWQVIPTAWAEEAQARWKRPDKLAPMDSLGVDVARGGRDNTLIARRHGMWFDEALVYAGSQTPDGPSVAGLTIAAMRDQAVIHIDVIGVGSSPYDFLSDAGQQVVGVNVAEAARGLDKSGRMRFKNQRSELWWRMREALDPANNTGIALPPDPRLLADLCAPTWELSGSTIYVASREQIIDKIGRSPDYGSAYVLALLDTPKYKTIAAIGGSKKRREYNPYA, encoded by the coding sequence ATGTTTCCGACCTCGTTTGACCGCGACCTGCTGGGCTACCTCACGCCCGACGAACTGGCCGAACTCGACCTGCTCATCACCAGCGACCAGACGATCTGGCGCCCGCTGCCCGGCCCGCAATTGGTGGCCTTCGAATCCGACGCCGACATCATCGGCTACGGGGGCGCGGCCGGCGGCGGCAAGACTGACCTCGCCTGTGGCAAATCGCTGACCCAGCACCAGAAGGTGCTCGTGCTGCGCCGCGAGGCCACGCAGCTAACCGGCATCATCGACCGCTTTACCGAACTCATCGGAAGCCGCGACGGCTACAACGGCGCCGAGCGCATTTGGCGCCTGCCCGGCAAGCAAATTGAATTTGGTTCGACGCCGAACCTCGACGACTGGAACAAGTACCAGGGCCGCCCCCACGACCTGCTGGTGTTCGACGAGGCGGCCAACTTCCTGGAAGCCCAGGTCCGCGCGCTGCTGGGCTGGCTGCGCTCGGTTGATCCTGCCCAGCGGTGCCATGCGCTGCTGACCTTCAACCCGCCGACCACGGCCGAGGGCCGGTGGATCACGGCCTTCTTTGCCCCCTGGCTCGATAAGAAGCACCCGAAGCCCGCCCAGCCGGGCGAGTTGCGGTGGTTCGCCATGATCGACGGCGAAGAGGCCGAGGTACCGAACGGCGAGCCATTCCAGCACGGCGCCGACCTCATCAAGCCGATGAGCCGGACGTTCATCCCTTCGCGTGTCAGCGACAACCCCTACCTCATGGGAACCGGCTACATGGCAACCCTGCAATCCCTACCCGAGCCGCTGCGCTCGCAGATGCTTTATGGCGACTTCAACGCGGGCATCGAGGACGACCCGTGGCAAGTCATCCCGACCGCATGGGCGGAAGAGGCCCAGGCACGATGGAAGCGGCCCGACAAGCTGGCGCCCATGGACTCGCTGGGGGTGGATGTGGCGCGCGGTGGCCGGGACAATACGCTCATTGCCCGCCGCCATGGTATGTGGTTCGACGAGGCGCTGGTATATGCTGGATCTCAAACCCCGGATGGCCCATCCGTCGCGGGCCTCACCATTGCGGCCATGCGCGATCAGGCCGTGATTCACATCGATGTCATCGGCGTGGGCTCATCGCCCTATGACTTCCTGAGCGACGCCGGGCAACAGGTGGTCGGCGTCAATGTGGCCGAAGCCGCGCGCGGGCTTGACAAGTCCGGCCGGATGCGCTTCAAGAACCAGCGCAGCGAACTGTGGTGGCGCATGCGCGAAGCGCTCGACCCGGCCAACAACACGGGCATCGCCCTGCCGCCAGATCCACGCCTCTTGGCTGACCTTTGCGCTCCGACGTGGGAACTATCGGGCTCGACCATCTACGTGGCAAGCCGCGAGCAGATCATAGACAAGATCGGGCGCTCGCCCGACTACGGCAGCGCATACGTGTTGGCCCTGCTCGATACACCAAAGTACAAGACCATCGCCGCCATAGGCGGCAGCAAGAAGCGCCGGGAGTACAACCCTTACGCCTAA
- a CDS encoding GNAT family N-acetyltransferase: MEPTIRTITVDEAFDSPVFAALCDEYRTESLRNPHLIGALPDRAGYERMVDAGLLYPLGVFVGDELAGICAVLITPVLHFGGKLIASTETLFIAEAHRAGGAGMKLLRAAEAVAIHAGAGGLYVTAPTGGRLERLLPHVGYHETNRIFFRGLI; the protein is encoded by the coding sequence ATGGAACCAACCATCCGCACCATCACCGTAGACGAAGCCTTCGACTCGCCCGTGTTCGCCGCCCTGTGTGACGAATACCGGACGGAATCGTTGCGCAACCCCCATTTGATAGGCGCGCTGCCAGATCGCGCCGGGTATGAACGCATGGTCGACGCCGGTCTGTTGTACCCGTTGGGCGTATTCGTCGGCGACGAACTGGCCGGTATATGCGCTGTCCTTATCACGCCCGTGCTGCATTTCGGCGGCAAGCTGATCGCTTCGACCGAAACCCTGTTCATAGCCGAAGCGCACCGTGCAGGCGGCGCGGGCATGAAGCTGCTACGCGCAGCCGAAGCCGTGGCTATCCACGCGGGAGCGGGCGGCCTTTACGTGACGGCTCCGACCGGCGGGCGCCTTGAGCGCTTGCTGCCGCACGTGGGGTACCACGAAACCAATCGCATTTTCTTTCGGGGGCTGATATGA